GCCGGTCGTAACTCTTGATTCTTGATTCTCTTCCTGTTACCCTTTTGTAATTTATTTATCCCATACCCCTTTGCCGGGCCAAAAATTCTTAATTTCGCACACTGAAAATTATGGGCAAAAAAGGTGTTTTATTAGTCAACTTAGGTACACCAAACAGCGCGTCGACAGCTGATGTGCGTACCTACCTCAATGAATTTTTGATGGATCCGCGGGTTATTGATATTAACCCTGTGCTACGTACCTTACTGGTTCGTGGGATAATTGTTCCGTTCCGCGCGCCAAAATCAGCCAAGTTATACCGGGCTATCTGGAGCGACACTACCGGGTCGCCGCTGATGCACTACAGTATTTTACAACAGGAAGCTTTAAAGCAACGCCTGGGCGACGAGTATGTTGTTGAGTTGGCAATGCGTTACCAAAACCCAACTATCGAATCGGCTTTGAACAGGCTGAAGGATGCATTGGTTGATGATATCCAGGTGATAGCCCTTTTCCCTCAATATGCGTCGGCCAGTACAGGATCTGTTTATGATAAGGTGATGGAATTGCTGATGCTGTGGCCAACCAAACCTACCATATCATTTGTGAACTCGTTTCATGACAATGAACTGATGATTGCCACCTTTGCCGAAAACGGCGCCAAATACGAACCCGAAAAGTTTGACCATGTGCTGTTCAGTTTTCACGGCCTACCGCAAAGGCAATTGATTAAAGCCGACCATACCCACAAACACTGCCTAAAAGTCGATAAATGTTGCGAAACAATTACCGATGCCAATAAATTTTGCTATTCGGCCCAATCGTACCATACGGCAAAACTGATTGCCGAAAAACTGAATATCCCCACAGAAAAATATACCGTCTGTTTTCAATCGCGCCTGGGTAACGACCCATGGGTACAACCATACACCAGCGAAATTGTAGCCAACCTGGCCAAAGCCGGCAAAAAAAGCCTGCTGGTGTTTTGCCCAGCCTTTGTGGCCGATTGCCTGGAAACCGTTTATGAAGTAACCACCGAGTATGGCGACGAGTTTAAAGCCCTTGGCGGCGAACGCGTACAGCTGGTAGAAAGCCTGAACGATTCACCAACATGGATTTCGGCACTGGAAAAGATGGTTAGGGATAACCATATATCGGCATAGCTACTTAATCAACAGTTTCTGTAGTACAGCACTTTTTCCGCCGGTTTAGAACTTTTTTAGACTATTGCCCCGGGGCTAACTGCATTTAAGGTGGCAGCATCCAGGTAAACTTATAACGGCTTACCTGTAACCGGTACATATACCGATACCAGCGTACCCCTGCCTACCTGTGAATCAAGTTCGACTTTACCCTTCAAAAAATTAATTCGCGACCGCAGGTTGTTCAGCCCCATTCCACCCGGGGTTTCGGAGCTGGCAGCATCAAAGCCCAGGCCGTTATCTTCAATAGTAAGGCTGATATTTGTCTCATCCCTTATCAACGAAATATCAAGCCGGCTTGCATTGGCGTGCTTCATTACATTGTTCACACTTTCCTGTAAAACCCGGTACAAAATAATTTCGATGGTATCATCAAACGGGGCATCAAAGCCTTTGCTGTAAAAATTTATGGCTATAGTATTGTTTTCAATATTCTCAATAAACTGTTTAACAACCTGTGCAAGGCCTGTTTTATGAAGCGCCCAGGGCATCATATTGTGCGATATTGTTCGTACTTCCCTAAAGCCATAATCAACCAGGTTTATCGCCTTTTCAAATCGCTTTCGCTGATCTTCATTTACAAAAGGCAGCTCGCCGCCAATAACCGTTAAGTTAA
The genomic region above belongs to Mucilaginibacter sp. KACC 22773 and contains:
- the hemH gene encoding ferrochelatase, which encodes MGKKGVLLVNLGTPNSASTADVRTYLNEFLMDPRVIDINPVLRTLLVRGIIVPFRAPKSAKLYRAIWSDTTGSPLMHYSILQQEALKQRLGDEYVVELAMRYQNPTIESALNRLKDALVDDIQVIALFPQYASASTGSVYDKVMELLMLWPTKPTISFVNSFHDNELMIATFAENGAKYEPEKFDHVLFSFHGLPQRQLIKADHTHKHCLKVDKCCETITDANKFCYSAQSYHTAKLIAEKLNIPTEKYTVCFQSRLGNDPWVQPYTSEIVANLAKAGKKSLLVFCPAFVADCLETVYEVTTEYGDEFKALGGERVQLVESLNDSPTWISALEKMVRDNHISA